Proteins encoded together in one Xyrauchen texanus isolate HMW12.3.18 chromosome 50, RBS_HiC_50CHRs, whole genome shotgun sequence window:
- the LOC127641348 gene encoding alpha-2A adrenergic receptor-like: MVCENVTNGTENSRPPYTLLVALPLSVLVGLLILIIIFGNVLVIIAVFTSRALRAPQNLFLVSLASADILVATLVMPFSLANELMGYWAFGQVWCEIYLALDVLFCTASITHLCAISLDRYWSITQAIEYNLKRTPLRIKRIIFVVWVMAAVISCPPLITMEKNKEKSICSINTEKWYIISSSIGSFFLPCIIMVLVYIRIYQIAKKRTRAPPGDQRTKEVHLKENDQGEEGPQERLSGDPNAKPDGANDKGEINGVDMEDSSSSDHKVTNPCSLKKKSSKGKTRLSQIKPDDKPEVCQTTKTSRWKGRQNREKRFTFVLAVVIGVFVICWFPFFFTYTLTAFCDCCVPATLFKFFFWFGYCNSSLNPIIYTIFNNDFRRSFKRILCRRDNRRVV; the protein is encoded by the coding sequence ATGGTGTGTGAAAATGTGACTAATGGGACGGAGAATAGCAGGCCGCCTTACACCCTCTTGGTGGCCCTTCCTCTGAGTGTTCTGGTTGGGCTCCTCATTCTCATCATAATTTTTGGCAATGTGCTGGTTATCATCGCAGTTTTCACAAGCCGAGCTCTCAGGGCTCCCCAGAACCTGTTTCTGGTCTCATTGGCATCAGCCGACATTTTGGTGGCCACTTTGGTGATGCCATTCTCTTTGGCCAATGAGCTGATGGGCTACTGGGCCTTCGGGCAGGTGTGGTGTGAAATCTATCTTGCTCTGGATGTTCTCTTTTGCACGGCCTCCATCACCCACCTGTGCGCCATCAGTTTGGACAGGTACTGGTCAATCACACAAGCCATAGAGTACAACCTCAAGCGCACGCCACTACGGATCAAGCGCATAATTTTTGTGGTTTGGGTCATGGCTGCTGTAATCTCCTGCCCGCCACTCATCACCATGGAGAAGAACAAAGAGAAGTCCATCTGCAGTATTAATACAGAAAAATGGTACATTATCTCCTCTTCCATTGGCTCATTTTTCCTTCCTTGCATCATCATGGTGCTCGTCTACATTCGAATCTATCAGATCGCCAAAAAGAGGACCAGAGCGCCCCCTGGAGACCAGAGGACAAAGGAAGTGCACCTGAAGGAGAACGATCAGGGCGAGGAGGGCCCTCAAGAGAGACTCAGTGGGGATCCCAATGCTAAGCCGGATGGCGCCAATGACAAGGGTGAAATAAACGGAGTGGACATGGAGGACTCGTCCTCCTCCGACCATAAAGTCACCAACCCCTGCTCCCTCAAGAAGAAGAGCTCTAAAGGAaagaccaggttgagccaaatcAAACCAGATGACAAGCCAGAGGTCTGCCAGACCACCAAGACCAGCAGGTGGAAAGGGCGACAGAATCGTGAGAAGCGCTTCACCTTTGTCCTAGCAGTAGTTATTGGCGTATTTGTCATCTGTTGGTTCCCCTTTTTCTTCACGTACACACTGACGGCATTTTGCGACTGCTGTGTGCCTGCAACGCTTTTCAAGTTCTTCTTCTGGTTCGGCTACTGCAACAGCTCCCTCAATCCCATTATATACACCATCTTCAATAATGACTTCAGAAGGTCCTTTAAAAGGATCCTCTGCCGGAGAGATAACAGGCGAGTGGTGTGA